The following are from one region of the Nostoc cf. commune SO-36 genome:
- a CDS encoding type II toxin-antitoxin system HicB family antitoxin: MLNALVMKQIKIIVEKHSDGYVAYPLGIKGAIVGQGDIYEEALADVKSAIRCYIEIFGKEMLEDESPVIEAFMTEAEVAI, translated from the coding sequence TTGCTAAACGCTCTAGTGATGAAACAAATCAAAATTATTGTCGAAAAACATTCTGACGGTTATGTTGCCTATCCTCTTGGTATAAAAGGGGCGATAGTTGGTCAAGGTGACATCTATGAAGAAGCCTTAGCCGATGTCAAGTCAGCTATTCGCTGCTACATTGAGATATTTGGCAAAGAAATGCTCGAAGATGAATCACCAGTAATCGAAGCTTTTATGACAGAAGCAGAGGTGGCTATTTAA
- a CDS encoding Uma2 family endonuclease, whose protein sequence is MTTLTQDYQITWEKLPDDYKLPDDPVDNINQPALAAALTESLQLAGKISANALTTTNYGICATLNNKMVIKAPDWAFIAKINVSREEVIRSYTPQLQGEIPVIVMEFVSDTQETEYSIKATYPPGKWFFYERILKVPNYIIFEPDSGSLEMYRLQTTEQYILQEPDENQRYWIAEINLYLGVSQGTRENRTGKWLRWWDEQGNLLPWGTELAEQERQRTEQERQRAEQERQRAERLAAQLRAAGIEPEV, encoded by the coding sequence ATGACAACCCTCACCCAAGACTACCAAATCACTTGGGAAAAACTACCCGATGATTACAAACTCCCAGACGATCCAGTGGATAACATCAACCAACCAGCTTTAGCTGCTGCACTCACAGAAAGCCTACAATTAGCCGGAAAAATTTCAGCTAACGCCCTAACAACAACTAATTACGGCATTTGTGCCACTTTAAACAACAAAATGGTCATTAAAGCCCCTGATTGGGCTTTCATTGCCAAAATTAATGTTAGTAGAGAAGAAGTAATACGCAGTTACACCCCTCAATTACAGGGTGAAATTCCCGTAATTGTGATGGAATTTGTTTCCGATACACAGGAGACAGAGTATTCTATCAAAGCGACATATCCCCCAGGAAAATGGTTTTTCTACGAGCGCATTTTAAAAGTACCAAACTACATCATCTTTGAACCAGATAGCGGCAGTTTAGAGATGTATCGCTTACAGACCACAGAACAGTACATTTTGCAAGAGCCTGATGAAAATCAACGCTACTGGATCGCAGAAATTAATCTTTACCTTGGAGTGTCCCAAGGTACTCGTGAAAACCGCACAGGAAAGTGGTTACGGTGGTGGGATGAACAAGGAAACCTTTTGCCTTGGGGAACAGAATTAGCCGAACAAGAACGCCAACGCACTGAACAAGAACGCCAACGCGCCGAACAAGAACGTCAACGCGCCGAACGACTAGCAGCACAATTGCGGGCGGCGGGGATTGAGCCAGAAGTGTGA
- the radA gene encoding DNA repair protein RadA, translating to MAKPKTFFTCNECGAESPQWFGKCPACGTYNSLEEQISIQSSVNVPSRGGVSSWQSAQGNGKSHNKPAKARASLTFDQITDRQIARWQSGYEELDRVLGGGIVPGSMVLIGGDPGIGKSTLLLQVSNQLAQKYRILYVTGEESGQQVKLRASRLGVSKQLSVVDEENVTVVETTLPIEVVDSTLPIDPDSIGADLYVLPETDLEEILREIDSLKPNVAVIDSIQTVFFPALTSAPGSVAQVRECTAALMKVAKHEDVTMLIVGHVTKEGAIAGPKVLEHLVDTVLYFEGDRFASHRLLRTVKNRFGATHEIGIFEMVADGLREVSNPSELFLGNRDDPAPGTAIVVACEGTRPIVVELQALVSPTSYPSPRRAGTGVDYNRLVQILAVLEKRVGIPMSKLDSYVASAGGLNVEEPAVDLGIAIAIVASFRDRIVDPGTVLIGEVGLGGQVRSVSQMELRLKEAAKLGFKKAIVPKGTKFPDLNIEILPVSKVIDAIIAAIPHQELTADDLEPDEDE from the coding sequence ATGGCAAAGCCAAAAACATTTTTCACTTGTAACGAATGTGGCGCAGAATCGCCCCAGTGGTTTGGGAAGTGTCCAGCTTGCGGTACTTACAACTCTCTAGAAGAACAAATTTCTATTCAATCCTCAGTAAATGTACCCAGCCGGGGGGGAGTGAGTAGTTGGCAATCGGCTCAAGGCAATGGCAAATCTCACAATAAACCAGCTAAAGCACGAGCCTCTTTAACGTTTGATCAAATTACTGATCGCCAAATTGCCCGTTGGCAGTCTGGTTATGAAGAATTGGATCGGGTGCTTGGGGGTGGCATTGTCCCAGGTTCTATGGTGCTGATTGGTGGCGATCCGGGTATCGGTAAATCGACTTTATTATTGCAAGTATCAAATCAATTAGCCCAAAAATATCGCATCCTTTACGTAACTGGTGAAGAATCGGGACAGCAGGTAAAATTACGAGCTTCTCGTTTAGGAGTATCAAAACAACTAAGTGTAGTTGATGAGGAGAATGTTACAGTAGTAGAGACTACACTACCCATAGAAGTGGTAGATTCTACACTACCCATAGACCCTGACAGTATAGGTGCAGATTTATATGTACTACCAGAAACAGATTTAGAAGAAATTTTACGAGAAATAGACTCTCTAAAGCCAAATGTGGCGGTGATTGATAGTATCCAAACGGTGTTTTTTCCGGCGCTGACTTCTGCACCAGGTTCGGTGGCTCAGGTACGGGAATGTACGGCAGCACTGATGAAGGTGGCAAAGCATGAAGATGTCACCATGCTGATTGTCGGACACGTTACCAAGGAAGGAGCGATCGCAGGGCCAAAAGTTTTAGAACATTTAGTAGATACAGTATTGTATTTTGAAGGCGATCGCTTTGCCTCCCATCGGTTATTACGGACAGTGAAAAACCGCTTCGGCGCAACTCATGAAATTGGCATCTTTGAAATGGTTGCAGATGGATTGCGGGAAGTCTCCAACCCTTCAGAGTTATTTTTAGGCAACCGTGACGATCCCGCACCTGGTACTGCTATTGTTGTTGCTTGTGAAGGTACTCGCCCGATAGTTGTAGAATTGCAAGCTTTAGTGAGTCCTACTAGCTACCCCTCACCGCGTCGTGCTGGCACTGGCGTAGATTACAACCGCTTAGTGCAAATTCTTGCCGTCTTAGAAAAACGGGTGGGAATTCCGATGTCCAAGTTAGATTCTTACGTTGCTTCTGCGGGTGGGTTGAATGTGGAAGAACCAGCAGTAGATTTGGGAATTGCGATCGCAATTGTAGCGAGTTTCCGCGATCGCATCGTCGATCCCGGTACAGTATTAATCGGTGAAGTTGGATTAGGCGGACAAGTGCGATCAGTTTCCCAAATGGAGCTGCGGTTAAAAGAAGCTGCCAAGTTAGGATTTAAAAAAGCGATCGTACCAAAAGGGACAAAATTTCCCGATTTGAATATTGAAATATTACCAGTATCTAAAGTGATAGATGCGATTATCGCCGCCATCCCGCATCAGGAATTGACAGCCGACGATTTAGAACCCGATGAAGATGAGTAA
- the rpaB gene encoding response regulator transcription factor RpaB produces the protein MESHKEKILVVDDEASIRRILETRLSMIGYDVVTAGDGEEALETFRKTEPDLVVLDVMMPKLDGYGVCQELRKESDVPIIMLTALGDVADRITGLELGADDYVVKPFSPKELEARIRSVLRRVDKTSGSGIPSSGVIHVANIKIDTNKRQVYKGDERIRLTGMEFSLLELVVSRSGEAFSRSEILQEVWGYTPERHVDTRVVDVHISRLRAKLEDDPSNPELILTARGTGYLFQRIIEPGEE, from the coding sequence TTGGAAAGTCATAAAGAAAAAATCTTGGTGGTAGACGACGAAGCCAGCATTCGCCGGATTTTGGAAACGCGCCTTTCCATGATTGGCTACGATGTAGTGACAGCTGGCGACGGGGAAGAAGCTTTGGAAACTTTTCGCAAAACTGAGCCTGACCTGGTAGTTTTAGATGTAATGATGCCAAAGCTAGACGGTTATGGTGTATGTCAAGAATTACGAAAAGAATCAGATGTGCCCATTATTATGCTAACAGCCTTGGGTGATGTAGCCGATCGCATCACTGGGCTAGAATTGGGTGCTGATGACTACGTAGTTAAACCATTCTCCCCCAAAGAGCTAGAAGCTCGAATTCGCTCGGTGTTGCGGCGGGTAGACAAAACCAGTGGTTCTGGCATTCCCAGTTCTGGAGTGATCCATGTCGCTAATATTAAAATCGATACGAATAAGCGACAAGTCTACAAAGGTGATGAGCGCATTCGTTTAACAGGTATGGAGTTCAGCTTGTTAGAGTTGGTAGTTAGTCGCTCTGGAGAAGCATTTTCTCGTTCGGAAATTTTGCAGGAAGTTTGGGGTTACACACCAGAACGCCATGTTGATACCCGCGTAGTGGATGTGCATATATCCCGTTTGCGGGCAAAGTTAGAAGATGATCCTAGCAACCCAGAATTGATTCTCACCGCGCGGGGTACTGGTTATCTTTTCCAGCGCATTATTGAACCAGGGGAGGAGTGA
- a CDS encoding cofactor assembly of complex C subunit B codes for MTKPDPNRVLRRLPIVVGGLGAVLLLINRLLTPELTQSQSRGDVVGVILSAVLILTGLIWQQVQPRSPDTVELIGEEGFVLAADLPEAVKTELAWASHLLLTNTVTRSLVVFYQGKVLLRRGILATKSEVVPGVLLKQVLEKQKPIYLVALKIYPGRVEFDYLPENTQGVICQPIGNQGALILGANAPRSYTKQDENWIAGIADKLAVTLSSNLSNQAT; via the coding sequence ATGACCAAACCTGATCCTAATCGAGTTTTGCGGCGTCTACCCATTGTTGTGGGTGGGCTAGGCGCTGTACTTTTGCTGATTAACCGTTTATTAACACCGGAATTAACCCAGTCTCAATCGCGTGGTGATGTGGTGGGGGTAATTTTGAGCGCGGTGTTAATTTTGACGGGTTTAATTTGGCAGCAAGTTCAGCCGCGATCGCCTGATACTGTAGAACTAATTGGCGAAGAAGGTTTTGTACTCGCAGCAGATTTACCCGAAGCCGTGAAAACAGAGCTAGCGTGGGCATCTCATTTATTGTTGACTAATACAGTAACGCGATCGCTTGTAGTTTTTTATCAAGGTAAAGTTTTGTTGCGTCGCGGCATTCTGGCTACTAAATCTGAAGTTGTACCAGGAGTACTCTTAAAACAGGTACTCGAAAAACAAAAACCGATTTATCTAGTTGCTCTAAAAATATATCCAGGTAGAGTTGAATTTGATTATTTACCAGAAAATACTCAAGGTGTAATTTGTCAACCTATTGGCAATCAAGGTGCATTAATTTTAGGAGCAAATGCTCCTCGTAGTTACACCAAACAAGATGAAAACTGGATTGCAGGAATTGCTGATAAATTAGCTGTTACTCTTAGCTCGAATTTATCCAACCAAGCGACTTAA
- a CDS encoding DUF456 domain-containing protein has product MQIIYWLLIAVMVVGIVGAVVPAIPGSSLILIAIIVWGIVSSSFAAIKIPLIVTIVVLLLSVGVDFLASYIGAKQAGASKWGQIGAIVGLVVGFLGLLPTLPFGGPLLGILLGPLLGAIVGEYLYRREFGLAVKAGIGIVVGSLVGNLIQGLLAIAAVVVFVVTTWPQVFGS; this is encoded by the coding sequence ATGCAAATTATTTATTGGCTATTAATTGCTGTAATGGTTGTGGGTATTGTCGGTGCAGTAGTTCCTGCCATTCCTGGTAGCAGCTTAATTTTAATTGCAATTATTGTCTGGGGAATCGTTAGTAGTTCCTTTGCAGCTATCAAGATTCCCTTGATTGTGACAATTGTAGTTTTACTGCTCAGTGTTGGAGTAGATTTTTTAGCTAGCTATATCGGAGCAAAACAAGCGGGAGCTAGCAAGTGGGGGCAAATTGGCGCAATTGTCGGCTTGGTGGTAGGATTTTTGGGATTATTGCCAACGTTACCTTTTGGGGGCCCATTGTTAGGTATTTTACTAGGCCCGCTTTTAGGAGCAATTGTCGGTGAATACCTTTACCGACGTGAATTTGGGTTGGCGGTTAAAGCAGGTATAGGAATTGTAGTCGGATCTTTGGTTGGAAATTTGATTCAAGGGTTGTTAGCGATCGCCGCAGTTGTAGTTTTCGTTGTGACAACTTGGCCACAAGTCTTTGGCTCATAG
- a CDS encoding PEP-CTERM sorting domain-containing protein: MIGFKSILLNATLAITAALPLATAGIFTSAGSAQAAALVGSFEVNPGITNFGTYSSITLGKNSLTFLPDPTPIALTNTTGSFKTLGLNSAFVADIIQFTPLNVSNPFLNLGTLTAPFTSIPTPGQVFPGSNTSSLTDNKNTFVLNSAGYTLTQQLGNANVDVSLALNGYFQDVVGGIQTAGKGDLTFQIAGNKISALRTIANTNYTGTDIEVITAALADNRVIEGLSFSGALFTTTVPEPATMLGLGLVGAGMAFSRRRKSLAP, from the coding sequence ATGATTGGTTTTAAATCTATATTACTAAATGCAACTTTAGCCATTACTGCTGCACTTCCCCTGGCTACTGCTGGAATATTTACCTCTGCTGGTTCTGCACAGGCTGCTGCATTGGTAGGTTCGTTTGAAGTTAATCCTGGAATCACTAATTTCGGAACTTATAGCTCAATTACATTAGGAAAAAATTCTTTAACATTTCTTCCTGATCCTACACCTATTGCACTTACTAATACAACAGGGAGCTTTAAGACTTTGGGTTTGAATTCTGCATTTGTAGCAGATATTATCCAATTCACTCCTTTGAATGTCTCTAATCCTTTTCTTAATCTTGGTACTCTTACTGCTCCTTTTACTTCCATCCCCACTCCCGGCCAAGTTTTTCCAGGGAGTAATACTAGCTCTCTAACAGATAATAAAAATACATTTGTTTTGAATTCGGCTGGTTATACACTAACCCAACAATTAGGGAATGCAAATGTGGATGTATCTCTTGCACTTAACGGATACTTCCAGGACGTAGTAGGTGGTATACAAACTGCGGGGAAAGGAGATTTAACTTTCCAAATAGCTGGTAACAAAATTTCTGCATTAAGAACTATTGCTAATACTAATTACACAGGTACGGACATAGAAGTAATCACAGCAGCTCTTGCTGACAATCGTGTAATTGAGGGTTTAAGTTTTTCTGGCGCTCTATTCACTACTACTGTTCCTGAGCCAGCTACAATGCTAGGTTTGGGGCTGGTTGGTGCAGGAATGGCTTTCTCTCGTCGTCGCAAAAGCCTAGCTCCATAG
- a CDS encoding CBS domain-containing protein, which produces MPKTVADVMSRDPIVVREETPLKEAIQILAERHISGLPVVDDVGKLVGIISETDLMWQETGVTPPAYIMFLDSVIYLKNPATYDRDLHKALGQTVGEVMSKNPIAISPDKTLREAATIMHDRSVHRLPVLDGTDQVIGILTRGDIIRAMAASQD; this is translated from the coding sequence ATGCCTAAAACCGTTGCCGATGTAATGAGCCGCGATCCGATTGTTGTCCGGGAGGAAACTCCACTGAAGGAAGCTATCCAAATTCTCGCAGAACGACACATCAGCGGGCTACCTGTTGTGGATGATGTCGGGAAATTGGTTGGTATTATCTCGGAAACCGATTTGATGTGGCAAGAAACTGGTGTTACTCCACCTGCATACATTATGTTTCTTGATAGTGTTATCTATTTAAAAAATCCTGCTACGTATGACCGTGATTTGCATAAAGCTCTAGGGCAAACTGTCGGGGAGGTGATGAGTAAAAACCCGATCGCTATTTCCCCTGATAAAACTTTAAGAGAAGCAGCTACAATCATGCACGATCGCAGCGTTCACCGCTTACCAGTGCTTGACGGCACGGATCAAGTAATTGGTATCCTCACTCGTGGTGATATTATTCGGGCAATGGCTGCTAGTCAAGATTAG
- the mutT gene encoding 8-oxo-dGTP diphosphatase MutT has protein sequence MSEISSFPPHKIIGVAVIWNDQKQILIDRRRPEGAMGGLWEFPGGKIEPGETIQECIQREISEELGIVIEVGEHLITIDHSYTNLRVTLTVHHCRHLTGVPQPLESDEIRWVTLAELEQFTFPKANIQIIAALKGSED, from the coding sequence ATGAGTGAAATCAGTTCTTTCCCACCCCATAAAATCATTGGTGTTGCAGTAATTTGGAATGACCAAAAGCAAATTTTAATCGATCGCCGTCGTCCAGAAGGAGCGATGGGTGGTTTGTGGGAATTCCCTGGTGGTAAAATTGAGCCTGGTGAAACTATTCAAGAGTGTATTCAACGGGAAATTTCCGAAGAACTGGGAATAGTAATTGAAGTAGGAGAGCATCTGATTACTATTGACCACAGTTATACAAACTTGCGTGTTACCCTCACAGTACATCACTGCCGCCATCTTACAGGTGTTCCCCAACCTTTAGAATCTGATGAAATTCGCTGGGTAACTTTGGCAGAACTGGAGCAGTTTACTTTTCCGAAAGCAAATATTCAAATTATTGCTGCATTAAAAGGGAGTGAGGACTGA
- a CDS encoding DUF760 domain-containing protein → MSNPSNRVSEFFNSESETSDLLWQYVKSLSPETVTQLSKPTSAEVFQVMERNITGLLGNLPSEHFGVTVTTNRENLGRLLASAMISGYFLRNAEQRMSFEMALQGTEINNSEVD, encoded by the coding sequence ATGAGTAACCCATCCAATCGTGTCTCAGAATTTTTTAATAGCGAATCAGAAACTAGTGATTTACTATGGCAGTATGTTAAATCATTGAGTCCAGAGACAGTTACCCAGCTATCCAAACCCACATCTGCCGAAGTCTTTCAGGTGATGGAACGAAATATTACAGGGCTATTGGGTAATCTACCTTCAGAACATTTTGGTGTTACTGTAACCACAAATCGAGAAAATCTCGGTCGGCTTCTCGCTTCTGCGATGATTAGTGGTTATTTCTTGCGTAACGCTGAACAAAGAATGAGTTTTGAAATGGCCTTACAAGGGACTGAAATAAACAACAGCGAAGTTGACTAA